One stretch of Scatophagus argus isolate fScaArg1 chromosome 18, fScaArg1.pri, whole genome shotgun sequence DNA includes these proteins:
- the si:ch211-230g15.5 gene encoding polyhomeotic-like protein 3 isoform X3, with protein sequence MDRELGRHGQSEHREAANGTSSQTSTTTPDSSTPPTPTPPRLTPNPMLLDSPAPMLTPTTSSPPPPLTPAPSVSAAHGPKLAAAAGTPSPHILVPAPPKLTSTATPALRTYSRPILPSPTGVSKTSPTTQTSTSTSTSLLPPSSPSSSCSSSSSSSSSSPVVAITTSPLLSSSSSATHSTTTLSTKTSTSLTNGNMRPVSTSTSTPITPFHTPASPPGRQVSQTHPVGTPGLVRANQSLSPVRQRVSQQTLLLGKGLKGSGQDQVLLRAQMLQSLTLRPPPPGALTIPPSLRLKPPSSAPPPFSRSHTSLFPPLRPRPQPSTTATESPTTPSRHLSVPPPTLYSPVRAVPLRPRLHSPNGHRVASPRQTSTLQPIAATPTSHTSPLSKPLADLKSCPLSQTMLGTSQSQHGSLSVTNPLSVSSHFDRSPSAARQLQIIALSSGRQPQSGTYANTVQSVPPIVELPELSSQSKRTSSSEDVLPLPLNPTLPKATSPMSSPPSLLSPASPPSQTGPQTQTVTQKGEVKDSEEQREIGRGIRQGIRDEGTVSKDLNVEKDDQREKVKEERERFSTENEGSLVTQKEQEVETVKEEEQMEVTEESQSDKEKTEEAEEKKMDEEEEGETAMDQSENPASLVLHQCQDTEPIPASETVKDSSTEPKSTLDLISAPVPVQTPVSLTVPVPAPVPEVSVHSQRLAESHRDVQPVNQEDFCENMSTQSDNQSALSSLSSQSPPSSPFITPSAENPPPLLPAQTSSDPTDLSLSQHETEKVNKTVGDDLQHLAEAASETEPLGQSEDESLSQSLSSPWEQRVWPEGRQVLTHLVEGFVIQEGLQPFPVNRSSLLVPEQVTKPQEVNGTNGKAVLPVMDTLQQAEHSTDSEQEEAGDTDDPGNRSAHRDRTVLHCQFCGKRGHAHNFMRSKRFCSTSCARGFNVRLTKRLRALSAGSRSERPRPALNRAESVPGKPLLLRLPRDLWSAGRREKEGKEKAAADEEEEEEEEEDMEGGGEEEEDDGGEDPAVVMTTRMERRAARRARRASAPTLTTSTPTTTFKPAPSQWSVEEVTAFIHTLPGCGDVAESFRLQEIDGQALLLLTEDHLMTSMNIKLGPALKICAHINSLKNQ encoded by the exons ATGGACAGGGAGCTTGGTCGACATGGCCAGTCAGAGCACAGAGAGGCCGCTAATGGAACCAGCTCTCAGACTTCCACCACCACTCCTGactcctccacccctccaacccccacccctcctcgGCTAACCCCCAACCCCATGCTCCTGGACTCCCCTGCACCCATGCTGAcacccaccacctcctcccctcctccacctctcacCCCTGCTCCCTCCGTTTCTGCAGCCCATGGCCCAAAgcttgcagcagcagcaggcactCCGTCTCCTCACATCCTCGTCCCCGCTCCCCCAAAGCTCACCTCCACTGCAACCCCCGCCCTCCGCACGTACTCTCGCCCGATCCTTCCTTCCCCAACGGGTGTCTCCAAAACATCTCCAACCACGcaaacctccacctccacctccacctctcttctccctccttcctccccctcctcctcctgctcctcctcctcctcctcctcttcttcctctcctgttgTAGCCATCACCACCTCGccccttctctcttcttcttcttctgcaacGCACAGCACCACCACCTTATCAACCAAGACCTCCACCAGCCTGACCAACGGGAACATGAGGCCTGTATCAACGTCAACCTCCACACCAATCACGCCCTTTCACACACCAGCCAGCCCACCTGGCAGACAG GTATCACAGACTCATCCTGTGGGCACACCTGGTCTTGTGCGAGCCAATCAGAGCCTCTCCCCTGTCAGGCAGAGGGTATCCCAGCAGACACTGCTCCTAGGGAAAGGTCTCAAAGGGTCTGGCCAAGACCAGGTGCTGCTAAGAGCTCAGATG CTCCAGAGTCTCACCTTGAGGCCTCCTCCCCCGGGGGCCCTCACCATTCCCCCATCCCTCCGCCTCAAGCCCCCCTCCTCAGCGCCGCCTCCcttctctcgctctcacacatCCCTCTTCCCCCCTCTCAGGCCACGACCGCAGCCCAGCACCACGGCAACGGAGAGCCCAACCACGCCCAGCCGCCATCTCTCCGTCCCACCTCCAA CTCTTTACTCTCCAGTTCGAGCCGTCCCTCTGAGACCCAGACTTCACTCTCCAAATGGTCACAGAGTGGCGTCACCAAGGCAAACCTCAACCCTCCAACCAATCGCTGCTACTCCCACCAGTCACACCTCTCCCCTCAGCAAGCCACTGGCTGACCTAAAAAGTTGTCCGTTAAGTCAAACGATGCTCGGGACCAGCCAATCCCAGCATGGCTCATTATCTGTGACCAACCCGTTGTCTGTTTCCTCCCATTTCGATCGCTCGCCTTCTGCAGCGCGGCAGCTGCAAATCATCGCCCTTTCTTCGGGCCGTCAGCCGCAATCTGGCACGTACGCCAACACTGTGCAGTCGGTGCCTCCAATTGTAGAGTTGCCTGAGCTGTCCAGCCAATCTAAGAGGACGTCAAGCAGTGAAGAcgtgcttcctcttcctctaaACCCAACTTTGCCAAAAGCCACTTCTCCTATGTCGTCGCCTCCATCTCTCCTGAGTCCAGCATCCCCTCCAAGTCAGACTGGtcctcaaacacaaactgtgacacAGAAAGGGGAGGTGAAGGACAGCGAAGAGCAGCGAGAAATAGGACGAGGGATAAGACAAGGAATCAGAGATGAGGGGACTGTTAGTAAAGATCTTAATGTAGAGAAAGATGAccaaagagagaaagtgaaggaggagagagagaggttttcAACTGAGAACGAAGGAAGTCTTGTCACTCAGAAGGAACAGGAAGTCGAAACTGtcaaagaggaagaacaaatGGAAGTGACAGAGGAAAGCCAGAGTGACAAAGAGAAGACCGAAGaagctgaggagaaaaaaatggacgaagaagaggaaggagagacagcTATGGATCAGTCAGAGAACCCTGCCAGTCTGGTTCTCCATCAGTGCCAGGACacggagcctatcccagcatCTGAGACAGTTAAAGACTCCAGCACGGAACCAAAATCCACCCTGGATCTCATTTCAGCTCCTGTACCAGTTCAAACCCCAGTCTCACTAACAGTACCAGTACCAGCTCCAGTCCCAGAGGTCTCTGTCCATAGTCAGAGGCTAGCAGAGTCTCATCGGGATGTCCAGCCAGTCAACCAGGAGGACTTCTGTGAGAACATGTCAACACAGTCTGACAATCAGTCAG CTTTGTCCAGTCTCTCCTCTCAGTCTCCCCCCTCCTCGCCCTTCATCACCCCCTCGGCAGAAaaccctcctcccctcctccccgcTCAGACCAGCTCAGACCCGACCGACCTTAGCCTATCCCAGCATGAGACGGAGAAAGTCAACAAAACGGTCGGGGACGATTTGCAGCATCTGGCTGAGGCCGCAAGCGAGACGGAGCCACTTGGCCAATCGGAAGACGAGAGCCTAAGCCAATCGCTGAGCAGCCCCTGGGAGCAGAGGGTGTGGCCCGAGGGACGACAGGTTCTGACTCACCTAGTGGAAGGATTTGTCATCCAGGAGGGGCTCCAGCCATTTCCT GTGAATCGTTCATCCTTGCTGGTTCCGGAGCAGGTGACCAAACCGCAGGAAGTGAACGGGACCAATGGGAAAGCAGTGTTGCCCGTGATGGACACTCTACAACAAGCTGAGCACTCCACTGattcagagcaggaggaggcaggagacaCAGATGACCCTGGAAACA GGTCAGCCCACCGGGACAGGACAGTGCTGCACTGTCAGTTCTGTGGGAAGAGAGGCCACGCACACAACTTCATGCGGTCCAAACGTTTCTGCTCCACTTCCTGTGCTCGCGG gTTTAACGTTCGTCTGACAAAACGTCTGCGGGCTCTGAGTGCAGGCAGTCGGTCAGAGAGGCCCCGCCCAGCCCTGAACAGAGCGGAGTCCGTGCCTGGGAAGCCGCTGTTACTGAGGCTG CCTCGTGATCTCTGGAGCGCCGGTCGgcgagagaaggaggggaaggagaaggCAGCGgcagacgaggaggaggaggaggaggaggaggaggacatggagggaggaggggaggaggaagaagatgatggTGGGGAGGACCCtgctgttgtcatgacaaccaGAATGGAGCGTCGGGCGGCACGGAGGGCGAGGAGGGCGTCTGCGCCCACCTTGACCACCTCCACACCCACAACCACGTTCAAACCCGCCCCCTCCCAGTGGAGTGTGGAGGAGGTGACTGccttcatacacacactgccAG GCTGTGGCGACGTGGCCGAGTCTTTCCGGCTGCAGGAGATCGACGGCcaggccctgctgctgctgaccgAGGACCACCTAATGACCAGCATGAACATCAAACTGGGGCCGGCGCTCAAAATCTGTGCTCACATCAACTCCCTGAAAAACCAATGA
- the si:ch211-230g15.5 gene encoding flocculation protein FLO11 isoform X5, whose translation MDRELGRHGQSEHREAANGTSSQTSTTTPDSSTPPTPTPPRLTPNPMLLDSPAPMLTPTTSSPPPPLTPAPSVSAAHGPKLAAAAGTPSPHILVPAPPKLTSTATPALRTYSRPILPSPTGVSKTSPTTQTSTSTSTSLLPPSSPSSSCSSSSSSSSSSPVVAITTSPLLSSSSSATHSTTTLSTKTSTSLTNGNMRPVSTSTSTPITPFHTPASPPGRQVSQTHPVGTPGLVRANQSLSPVRQRVSQQTLLLGKGLKGSGQDQVLLRAQMLILTSAMRPALSSSSSSSSCSPPSSNSASAQLQSLTLRPPPPGALTIPPSLRLKPPSSAPPPFSRSHTSLFPPLRPRPQPSTTATESPTTPSRHLSVPPPTLYSPVRAVPLRPRLHSPNGHRVASPRQTSTLQPIAATPTSHTSPLSKPLADLKSCPLSQTMLGTSQSQHGSLSVTNPLSVSSHFDRSPSAARQLQIIALSSGRQPQSGTYANTVQSVPPIVELPELSSQSKRTSSSEDVLPLPLNPTLPKATSPMSSPPSLLSPASPPSQTGPQTQTVTQKGEVKDSEEQREIGRGIRQGIRDEGTVSKDLNVEKDDQREKVKEERERFSTENEGSLVTQKEQEVETVKEEEQMEVTEESQSDKEKTEEAEEKKMDEEEEGETAMDQSENPASLVLHQCQDTEPIPASETVKDSSTEPKSTLDLISAPVPVQTPVSLTVPVPAPVPEVSVHSQRLAESHRDVQPVNQEDFCENMSTQSDNQSALSSLSSQSPPSSPFITPSAENPPPLLPAQTSSDPTDLSLSQHETEKVNKTVGDDLQHLAEAASETEPLGQSEDESLSQSLSSPWEQRVWPEGRQVLTHLVEGFVIQEGLQPFPVNRSSLLVPEQVTKPQEVNGTNGKAVLPVMDTLQQAEHSTDSEQEEAGDTDDPGNMV comes from the exons ATGGACAGGGAGCTTGGTCGACATGGCCAGTCAGAGCACAGAGAGGCCGCTAATGGAACCAGCTCTCAGACTTCCACCACCACTCCTGactcctccacccctccaacccccacccctcctcgGCTAACCCCCAACCCCATGCTCCTGGACTCCCCTGCACCCATGCTGAcacccaccacctcctcccctcctccacctctcacCCCTGCTCCCTCCGTTTCTGCAGCCCATGGCCCAAAgcttgcagcagcagcaggcactCCGTCTCCTCACATCCTCGTCCCCGCTCCCCCAAAGCTCACCTCCACTGCAACCCCCGCCCTCCGCACGTACTCTCGCCCGATCCTTCCTTCCCCAACGGGTGTCTCCAAAACATCTCCAACCACGcaaacctccacctccacctccacctctcttctccctccttcctccccctcctcctcctgctcctcctcctcctcctcctcttcttcctctcctgttgTAGCCATCACCACCTCGccccttctctcttcttcttcttctgcaacGCACAGCACCACCACCTTATCAACCAAGACCTCCACCAGCCTGACCAACGGGAACATGAGGCCTGTATCAACGTCAACCTCCACACCAATCACGCCCTTTCACACACCAGCCAGCCCACCTGGCAGACAG GTATCACAGACTCATCCTGTGGGCACACCTGGTCTTGTGCGAGCCAATCAGAGCCTCTCCCCTGTCAGGCAGAGGGTATCCCAGCAGACACTGCTCCTAGGGAAAGGTCTCAAAGGGTCTGGCCAAGACCAGGTGCTGCTAAGAGCTCAGATG CTGATTCTTACGTCTGCTATGCGACCtgctttgtcctcctcttcctcctcctcctcctgctctcccccTTCCTCTAACTCTGCCTCCGCTCAG CTCCAGAGTCTCACCTTGAGGCCTCCTCCCCCGGGGGCCCTCACCATTCCCCCATCCCTCCGCCTCAAGCCCCCCTCCTCAGCGCCGCCTCCcttctctcgctctcacacatCCCTCTTCCCCCCTCTCAGGCCACGACCGCAGCCCAGCACCACGGCAACGGAGAGCCCAACCACGCCCAGCCGCCATCTCTCCGTCCCACCTCCAA CTCTTTACTCTCCAGTTCGAGCCGTCCCTCTGAGACCCAGACTTCACTCTCCAAATGGTCACAGAGTGGCGTCACCAAGGCAAACCTCAACCCTCCAACCAATCGCTGCTACTCCCACCAGTCACACCTCTCCCCTCAGCAAGCCACTGGCTGACCTAAAAAGTTGTCCGTTAAGTCAAACGATGCTCGGGACCAGCCAATCCCAGCATGGCTCATTATCTGTGACCAACCCGTTGTCTGTTTCCTCCCATTTCGATCGCTCGCCTTCTGCAGCGCGGCAGCTGCAAATCATCGCCCTTTCTTCGGGCCGTCAGCCGCAATCTGGCACGTACGCCAACACTGTGCAGTCGGTGCCTCCAATTGTAGAGTTGCCTGAGCTGTCCAGCCAATCTAAGAGGACGTCAAGCAGTGAAGAcgtgcttcctcttcctctaaACCCAACTTTGCCAAAAGCCACTTCTCCTATGTCGTCGCCTCCATCTCTCCTGAGTCCAGCATCCCCTCCAAGTCAGACTGGtcctcaaacacaaactgtgacacAGAAAGGGGAGGTGAAGGACAGCGAAGAGCAGCGAGAAATAGGACGAGGGATAAGACAAGGAATCAGAGATGAGGGGACTGTTAGTAAAGATCTTAATGTAGAGAAAGATGAccaaagagagaaagtgaaggaggagagagagaggttttcAACTGAGAACGAAGGAAGTCTTGTCACTCAGAAGGAACAGGAAGTCGAAACTGtcaaagaggaagaacaaatGGAAGTGACAGAGGAAAGCCAGAGTGACAAAGAGAAGACCGAAGaagctgaggagaaaaaaatggacgaagaagaggaaggagagacagcTATGGATCAGTCAGAGAACCCTGCCAGTCTGGTTCTCCATCAGTGCCAGGACacggagcctatcccagcatCTGAGACAGTTAAAGACTCCAGCACGGAACCAAAATCCACCCTGGATCTCATTTCAGCTCCTGTACCAGTTCAAACCCCAGTCTCACTAACAGTACCAGTACCAGCTCCAGTCCCAGAGGTCTCTGTCCATAGTCAGAGGCTAGCAGAGTCTCATCGGGATGTCCAGCCAGTCAACCAGGAGGACTTCTGTGAGAACATGTCAACACAGTCTGACAATCAGTCAG CTTTGTCCAGTCTCTCCTCTCAGTCTCCCCCCTCCTCGCCCTTCATCACCCCCTCGGCAGAAaaccctcctcccctcctccccgcTCAGACCAGCTCAGACCCGACCGACCTTAGCCTATCCCAGCATGAGACGGAGAAAGTCAACAAAACGGTCGGGGACGATTTGCAGCATCTGGCTGAGGCCGCAAGCGAGACGGAGCCACTTGGCCAATCGGAAGACGAGAGCCTAAGCCAATCGCTGAGCAGCCCCTGGGAGCAGAGGGTGTGGCCCGAGGGACGACAGGTTCTGACTCACCTAGTGGAAGGATTTGTCATCCAGGAGGGGCTCCAGCCATTTCCT GTGAATCGTTCATCCTTGCTGGTTCCGGAGCAGGTGACCAAACCGCAGGAAGTGAACGGGACCAATGGGAAAGCAGTGTTGCCCGTGATGGACACTCTACAACAAGCTGAGCACTCCACTGattcagagcaggaggaggcaggagacaCAGATGACCCTGGAAACA TGGTGTAA